A DNA window from Paenibacillus andongensis contains the following coding sequences:
- a CDS encoding LysR family transcriptional regulator, whose protein sequence is MVNFELYKVFYLTAKSGSLSKAAKELYITQPSVSHSIKLLEDTLGLQLFARTSKGVELTKEGAVLYSYIEQAYNFISLAEEKLSELRNFSSGEIKIGGSDSLCKHYLIPFLESFHVQYPHVQINLVHGTTPEIVKHLKEGKIDIGIVRTPILDDQLQVREGITIQDCFVTGPKYRELSVGKVSLAKLLTYPIILFSSNSSSRKFVTRLFSENGLLLEPEIELGSVDLLIEFAKIGFGVSFVTKEFVAKELADGSLFEVNIDATIPSTKIGIITLKNMPLSTAASAFVAELESPGS, encoded by the coding sequence ATGGTGAATTTTGAGCTTTATAAAGTATTTTATCTGACTGCCAAATCCGGCAGCTTGTCTAAAGCAGCAAAAGAGCTGTACATTACCCAGCCCAGCGTCTCTCACTCCATCAAATTGTTAGAAGATACTCTCGGGCTGCAGCTGTTTGCCAGAACGTCCAAAGGTGTCGAGCTTACAAAGGAAGGCGCTGTGCTGTATTCCTACATCGAACAAGCGTACAATTTCATTTCACTCGCAGAAGAGAAATTAAGTGAGCTTCGAAATTTCTCTAGCGGAGAAATCAAAATTGGCGGCAGTGACTCCTTGTGCAAACACTATCTGATCCCTTTCTTGGAGTCATTTCACGTGCAGTATCCGCATGTGCAGATTAACTTAGTCCACGGAACGACACCGGAAATTGTCAAGCATCTGAAGGAGGGCAAGATTGATATTGGCATTGTTAGGACGCCTATTCTAGATGATCAATTACAGGTGCGAGAAGGCATTACCATTCAGGATTGCTTCGTAACGGGGCCCAAATACCGAGAGCTATCAGTAGGAAAAGTCTCCCTTGCTAAGCTGTTGACCTACCCGATTATCTTATTTTCGAGTAACAGTTCTTCACGGAAATTCGTCACCCGACTGTTCAGTGAAAATGGCTTGCTGCTTGAACCGGAAATTGAGCTCGGCAGCGTGGATTTACTCATTGAATTCGCCAAGATCGGCTTTGGCGTTTCCTTCGTAACCAAAGAATTTGTAGCGAAGGAGCTCGCTGACGGAAGCTTGTTTGAGGTGAATATAGACGCTACCATTCCGTCGACTAAGATCGGTATTATCACTTTGAAAAATATGCCGCTCTCGACTGCAGCATCGGCTTTCGTTGCCGAGCTGGAGAGCCCAGGGAGTTGA
- a CDS encoding amidohydrolase family protein, which translates to MRIDAHQHYWKLDRGDYGWLTPELSVLYRDFLPDDLLPHLHQHKLDQTIVVQAAPTLEETDYLLSLSEESDTIAGVVGWLNLDAPDFHIHYKRFSQHPKYVGFRVMIQEMPDASVILEPHFVEALRYFAERDVPVDLLVVSHQLEPVVQLLNLVPGLRAVIDHIAKPRIADGVLEPWKSQMAAIAQHPKLYCKLSGMVTEANHTDWKREDFTAYIQHVLGVFGTERVLFGSDWPVCLLAADYDDVVDVLTQDLPANWTEADKARLFGLNAKEFYKL; encoded by the coding sequence ATGCGGATCGACGCACATCAACATTATTGGAAGTTGGATCGGGGTGACTATGGATGGCTTACACCGGAACTGTCAGTATTATACCGTGATTTTCTGCCGGACGACTTATTGCCTCACCTGCACCAGCACAAACTGGATCAAACCATTGTTGTTCAAGCGGCGCCGACATTAGAAGAAACGGATTATCTACTATCACTAAGCGAGGAATCAGATACAATTGCCGGTGTCGTAGGTTGGCTCAATCTGGATGCCCCTGACTTCCATATCCATTATAAAAGGTTTAGCCAACATCCCAAATATGTAGGCTTTAGGGTCATGATTCAAGAAATGCCGGATGCGAGTGTTATACTTGAGCCTCATTTTGTAGAAGCGTTACGTTATTTTGCAGAAAGAGATGTACCCGTTGATTTGCTTGTCGTATCTCATCAGTTGGAGCCAGTAGTTCAGCTTTTGAATTTGGTTCCGGGTTTACGCGCGGTTATCGATCATATAGCTAAGCCGCGAATTGCGGATGGCGTTCTTGAGCCTTGGAAAAGTCAAATGGCGGCTATTGCGCAGCATCCAAAACTATATTGTAAGCTATCCGGTATGGTGACAGAAGCCAATCATACGGATTGGAAGCGTGAGGATTTTACGGCTTATATCCAGCATGTGCTGGGTGTATTCGGAACGGAGCGTGTATTATTCGGCAGTGATTGGCCGGTTTGTTTGCTCGCAGCCGATTACGATGACGTTGTTGATGTGCTTACTCAAGATTTGCCAGCAAATTGGACGGAAGCAGATAAAGCTCGCTTATTCGGACTAAATGCAAAGGAATTTTATAAATTATGA
- the tkt gene encoding transketolase, protein MNQTTVGIEELSINTIRTLTIDAVEKAAMGHPGMPMGAAPMAYALWTQHLKHNPKNPKWVDRDRFVLSAGHGSMLLYSLLHLSGYDVTLDDIKEFRQWGSRTPGHPEYGHTAGVEATTGPLGQGVAMAVGMAMAEAHQASVYNKPNFPIVDHFTYAICGDGDLMEGVSSEAASLAGHLKLGKLIVLYDSNDISLDGELNMSFSENVRTRIESYGWQYLRVEEQNNVAAISAAIEEGKADLGRPTLIEIKTTIGFGSPNKAGIGGHGGTHGSPLGKEELLLTKQALGWPLEPDFYVPAEVYKHFAQHKELGAQSQTSWEQLWNSYQAAYPELAQQFELVNRGDLPADWNADVPRFTPESGAISTRTASGKVINGLAKRVPQLVGGSADLASSNFTMINDAAAFSAVDYSGRNFWFGVREFAMGAALNGMLLHGGLRAFGGTFLVFSDYLRGAIRLSALMKLPVAYVFTHDSIAVGEDGPTHQPIEQIPSLRMIPDLTLFRPADANETAAAWEYVLRAKEGPFVFALSRQNLPVLPGTDHLAYAHIHQGAYILSDVDASATPHIQLIATGSEVSLALDVKKQLAQDGIGARVISMPSRELFEQQPEEVRNAILLPQVKANVVLEMAYPAGWEEITGGDGFVVGIRKFGASAKADRVIREYGFTADAIVQQIKQKYFQ, encoded by the coding sequence TTGAATCAGACAACTGTTGGCATTGAAGAGTTAAGCATCAATACAATTAGAACGCTTACAATCGATGCAGTCGAGAAAGCGGCTATGGGTCATCCGGGTATGCCAATGGGTGCTGCCCCTATGGCGTATGCACTTTGGACACAGCATTTGAAGCACAATCCGAAGAATCCGAAATGGGTTGATCGTGATCGGTTTGTTCTTTCGGCAGGACACGGCTCAATGCTGCTTTATAGTTTGCTGCACCTAAGCGGTTATGATGTGACCCTTGACGACATCAAGGAATTCCGTCAATGGGGAAGCCGCACACCAGGGCATCCCGAGTATGGTCATACGGCAGGCGTTGAAGCGACAACGGGTCCACTAGGTCAAGGAGTTGCTATGGCTGTCGGAATGGCAATGGCTGAAGCCCATCAGGCCTCCGTTTATAATAAACCGAACTTCCCAATCGTTGATCACTTCACGTATGCTATTTGCGGAGATGGCGACTTGATGGAAGGTGTTTCCTCCGAAGCTGCTTCATTGGCAGGACATTTGAAATTGGGCAAGCTAATTGTGCTCTACGATTCAAATGATATTTCGCTCGACGGCGAGTTGAACATGTCGTTCTCTGAAAATGTCCGGACGCGTATTGAATCCTATGGTTGGCAATACTTACGTGTGGAAGAGCAAAACAACGTCGCGGCGATTTCCGCCGCGATCGAAGAAGGGAAGGCGGATCTGGGTCGTCCAACCCTGATTGAGATCAAAACCACGATCGGCTTCGGCAGTCCGAACAAAGCCGGCATAGGCGGCCACGGCGGCACGCATGGCTCGCCGCTCGGCAAAGAAGAGCTGCTGCTGACGAAGCAGGCTCTGGGTTGGCCGCTCGAGCCGGACTTCTATGTCCCGGCCGAGGTTTACAAGCACTTCGCCCAGCACAAGGAGCTGGGCGCTCAATCCCAAACCAGCTGGGAGCAGCTGTGGAACAGCTACCAAGCTGCGTACCCCGAGCTCGCTCAGCAATTCGAGCTCGTGAATCGCGGCGACCTTCCAGCAGACTGGAACGCCGACGTGCCGCGCTTTACCCCAGAAAGCGGCGCAATCTCGACGCGCACCGCTTCGGGCAAAGTGATTAACGGCTTGGCGAAGCGGGTACCTCAGCTTGTAGGCGGCTCCGCCGACCTAGCGAGCTCCAACTTCACCATGATTAACGACGCTGCGGCATTCAGCGCGGTCGATTACAGCGGCCGCAACTTCTGGTTCGGCGTCCGTGAGTTCGCCATGGGCGCAGCGCTGAACGGCATGCTGCTGCACGGCGGATTGCGCGCTTTCGGCGGAACGTTCCTCGTGTTCAGCGACTATTTGCGCGGGGCGATTCGTTTGTCCGCGCTCATGAAGCTCCCTGTTGCGTACGTGTTCACGCACGACAGCATCGCTGTCGGCGAAGACGGTCCGACGCATCAGCCGATCGAACAGATCCCATCCCTGCGGATGATTCCGGATCTGACACTGTTCCGCCCTGCGGACGCAAACGAAACAGCAGCGGCTTGGGAGTATGTCCTGAGGGCGAAGGAAGGCCCGTTCGTATTCGCGCTTTCACGTCAGAATTTACCGGTGCTTCCGGGCACGGATCATCTTGCTTATGCTCATATTCATCAAGGAGCTTATATTTTATCCGATGTTGATGCATCAGCTACTCCTCATATTCAACTCATCGCAACGGGCTCGGAAGTGAGCTTAGCACTTGACGTGAAGAAGCAGTTGGCGCAAGATGGTATTGGGGCTCGTGTAATTTCCATGCCAAGCCGTGAATTGTTCGAGCAGCAGCCTGAAGAGGTGCGGAATGCCATCCTTTTACCACAAGTAAAAGCAAATGTTGTCCTTGAGATGGCCTATCCTGCTGGATGGGAAGAGATTACGGGAGGCGATGGCTTCGTTGTGGGCATCCGTAAATTTGGTGCATCAGCGAAGGCAGATCGAGTCATTCGTGAATACGGCTTTACGGCAGATGCAATCGTTCAACAAATCAAACAGAAGTATTTCCAATAA